In one window of Helianthus annuus cultivar XRQ/B chromosome 17, HanXRQr2.0-SUNRISE, whole genome shotgun sequence DNA:
- the LOC110944240 gene encoding uncharacterized protein LOC110944240 — MTFESLDHSYAFYLKYATAEGFAVRKGTEKINAKKEKHIKYYMCMKSSLYKNKKVDKLDPKQKERSVRSNFYKRTGYGAKICIEFEAGFWKLYKFVEEHKHEFVDQPDKHFLPSE; from the coding sequence ATGACTTTTGAAAGCCTTGATCATTCTTATGCTTTTTATCTTAAATACGCAACGGCTGAAGGTTTTGCTGTCAGGAAAGGGACTGAAAAGATAAACGCCAagaaagaaaaacatataaagtATTATATGTGTATGAAATCTAGCTTATACAAGAATAAAAAGGTTGATAAATTGGACCCGAAGCAGAAGGAAAGGAGTGTGAGATCTAATTTTTATAAGAGGACTGGTTATGGAGCAAAAATTTGTATTGAGTTTGAGGCTGGATTTTGGAAGTTGTATAAGTTTGTTGAAGAGCACAAGCACGAATTTGTTGATCAACCAGATAAGCATTTCTTACCATCTGAATGA